A DNA window from Leptospira selangorensis contains the following coding sequences:
- a CDS encoding adenylate/guanylate cyclase domain-containing protein — MAFKRSIFASASEDRLENLVLERLKPGADKEKIDARIWDLFGEVWCIMFTDLSGFSRGVEKFGIIHFLQTIHESERVLVPIIEDHDGILLKSEGDSFLVIFRNVGKGLQAAIRMQKELLEYNKDKIPEEKILLCVGLGYGKVLKIGDSDVFGSEVNTASKLGEDTAEAGEILITQTVFDNAQDTGLKFETIKDVPAGTNGAYKVLY; from the coding sequence ATGGCATTCAAGAGAAGTATATTCGCAAGCGCATCCGAAGACAGACTAGAGAACCTAGTTTTAGAAAGATTAAAACCGGGGGCAGATAAAGAAAAGATAGACGCCCGCATCTGGGATCTATTCGGAGAAGTTTGGTGCATTATGTTCACCGATCTTTCGGGATTTTCGCGAGGTGTTGAAAAGTTCGGGATCATCCATTTTCTGCAAACCATCCATGAATCCGAAAGAGTATTAGTGCCAATCATAGAAGATCATGACGGGATCCTTCTCAAATCGGAAGGGGATAGTTTTTTAGTGATCTTCAGAAATGTTGGGAAGGGACTCCAAGCAGCAATCAGAATGCAAAAAGAATTATTAGAATATAATAAGGACAAAATTCCGGAAGAAAAAATCCTTCTCTGCGTTGGATTAGGCTACGGAAAAGTTCTGAAGATAGGAGACTCCGACGTTTTCGGTTCAGAAGTAAACACAGCAAGCAAATTAGGAGAAGATACCGCAGAAGCAGGAGAGATCTTGATCACTCAAACTGTTTTTGATAATGCGCAAGATACAGGTTTGAAGTTCGAAACAATCAAAGATGTTCCTGCAGGAACCAATGGAGCGTATAAAGTTTTGTACTAA